A window of Bacillus rossius redtenbacheri isolate Brsri chromosome 4 unlocalized genomic scaffold, Brsri_v3 Brsri_v3_scf4_1, whole genome shotgun sequence contains these coding sequences:
- the LOC134541722 gene encoding uncharacterized protein LOC134541722, whose amino-acid sequence MPSKRAGRRHSREGNHQPAEKVKPGQEYHLGYFSSGPVAPSPIYSPLHSFDFPSVPYSPEHPPSAAPLFPHPPQLLSPIKSSPPLLPIDIPPLPDRRPPKPYEEGSQPQDPRPQPISARLTARLQELFGSA is encoded by the coding sequence ATGCCAAGCAAGAGGGCAGGCAGACGACATTCCAGGGAGGGCAACCACCAGCCAGCCGAGAAGGTGAAGCCAGGGCAGGAATATCATCTGGGCTACTTCTCTTCAGGCCCAGTGGCGCCTAGTCCGATCTACAGTCCCCTCCATTCCTTCGACTTTCCATCGGTCCCCTATTCCCCAGAACACCCACCCTCTGCAGCGCCCCTCTTCCCTCATCCTCCCCAGCTGCTATCCCCCATCAAGTCCagcccccccctcctccccatcGACATTCCCCCCCTTCCGGACCGGCGGCCACCCAAGCCCTACGAGGAGGGCAGCCAGCCCCAGGACCCTCGGCCGCAGCCCATCTCGGCCAGACTCACTGCCCGCCTGCAGGAACTCTTCGGTAGCGCCTGA